The Neurospora crassa OR74A linkage group V, whole genome shotgun sequence sequence TCGCCAGTATGCGGCCAGCATCCACAAAGTCATCCCGCACTTTGACTATCAAGGGCAATCGAGGATGGTAATTACGATATACGAGTTGCGGGTCGAGAATGACGGGCCGGTAGTTCTTCAAGAATAGTCGCGTGAACCACTTGGCATCTCGAGGGGAGAATCTCGTATAGATATCTCCAAGTGCCTTCTCTCGGCTTAGAGGGGTTGAACTGGGAGCTGAGCTACGCACTGCAGGGGAGCTAAAGTGACAGTGCGAAGCGATGTCGTGAAGAAGGTTGTCGATCTCCTCAACGGTAACTGGTCTGATGGGATCAGGATTGGGCTATATCAACGTCAGTTCCATGTTTCCGAGATAGGGTCGTCCTGATCCTGCCGTTGTACGGATTTGCAACCAGCGAATCTGGCATGTAGATTCGCAACACTTACCGTGTCCCTCAGAATACGTTCAACACATTCGGCGAGATCCATGCCCCATTTAGCGTCTGCATGTCTCCCAAGTTCTTCCCTTCGGGTCATTCCTAGTACCAGTCCCCTTCCGATGATGCGTTCCAACCTTCCCGGGCCATACCTGAAGACCCTGTCGGTTCTCTTTTCAGGAAACAGAGTGGAAAGGAGTGCTGTATCGTTGTGGTCGTCGCGGTCAATAAGTGAGCGGTGTTTGGCGAACCAATTTTCGATGATTTTGGCAGTAGTCTTCAGGCCAGACTTTGCGCGTTGGTTGTCGTCTAACGCCTGCAGGAGGTCGCACACGTACGAGAAAAGGAAGGGCATCGTAGGTAGTAAGCTGCTTCACAGCGAAAGGGAATCATGGAAGTAAGTGAGAGCATGCAACGTCGGCAGAGGGAATTGGCGACATGTAAAGACGATCCGAAAAGGAGGTCACCGCGAACTGTTCTGGAAAAACTTTTGAAGTGTTCGCTGGATCAAGTCCGCAACGAAGGACGGTGGTGAAGATAATATAACATTTATATATGGTGATTCGCAGTTGTGACACTGgatggaagaaaagagaaaggtcGGTCGATGTGTCCATGTGAAGATTGTTCAGTTCAGTTTCTAGGCTTCAATGGCAACCACTTGGGTTACAATTGGCCTTGTGTTTCTGTCAGCACAGTCACTGCCCCGCGATGACCTCCATCCAGGAAGGAGAAGTGCAGTGTGGAGGGACAGAATCAAATACAGTACACATGGGCGACCGCGTTCAAGGGTTGCAACCAGGAGTGGGTCCATGGCACGTAAACACGTGTGTGATGAATGAATATTGTGCAACCTTGAATAATGAAAGTACTTGTAACGCCCACTTGGACAAAAGTGTGTCTTGTCGGTATttgtcttctctttctttatacgcccatttttttttttttttttttttttccctttgtcGTTGATTTTCGTGATAATCAATGGATTTATTCCATGCTCTGATCCGGACTCACCACATCACCTCCCGCAAAAAGGTCGCGCACCTCCGAAAAGCGGCCGGCCAGTTGAACTGCTATGCGCTCCTCCGAAGCGGGGGCTGTCCTGGCATCATGTATTGCAAAGGTAGCGAGGAAGCCGTCAAGGGGTGGGTGTCCACCGTTCAAGTCAGTCCTTTACCTAGCTTGTTGCGTTTGAGTATCCGGATATAGGAGGGCAGTGGTcctgatgataatgatgcgAAATCGTAACCAGAGACTGAGATACAAGGACTTCCATCTGGCTTCGAAGCCTGCTCTAATAGAGACCAAGTCGGCCCGGTTTAGTGACCCAGCGGGGCTGTTCGAGGTGGAAACAGTGAAGGAGTTCGCTGCTGCCATGGAGAAGAGGGGGCTTTCCCGATGGTGGCAGCAAGCCATGGGCTTCTCGTGAAGTGTACACAACGAAGGGAATGCCCGAGTAGGATGTGAGGAGAAAGTCTCGAAAGTGGGCTGAAGACCCAGACAACGACGGCAACCTAAGGAACGGCATGGCGATAAGGCTGGATGAaacgtacactacataggTACAGGCATCGGAGCCATGCAGTTGACGGATGCAGGGCTGAAGAGAAACAAGCGAAAGTGAGGTGCCAATGTCACGTCAAAATGCCGGGCAACATCATGCTGCCGTGGTTGATTGATCAAAGTGTGTACGCTGATACGGTAAAATTGCTTTGTTcgcggcaggcaggcaggcaggggcCCCGGACGGCAGCTACAATCCAGAATGCCCGCTGCGCTTTCTCTCCTGTGAGGTCATAACACCCACGGGATCCAAACAGCAAAGACGGGAGGAAGTATCGATGTGTGGCACTTTGTCTTTTGCTGCAGTAGCTGAGGTGTACGCCGTGGCTCAACCGCAAACTCCGTTACTGTCAACTTCAGATTGAACATCGACTTGCGCAGGACAAGAATACGACCAAAAGCGGGTAAATCCCGTCATCGAATACCTCGTGATACCATACCGGTTCCGTCTCTAACCAGCAGACCCCGTACTACCTCTGATCCCGTCACTTTCTAGGCTCTCGAATCGCTGTGAGCCGCCTGCTCGAACAAACCCTGGAAAACATAACAGAGCGCATCACCACTCAAGTACTCTGATTTCCTCGCAACGCAGGTGTGAGTCTTCCAAGCTGGCTCAATCAAGGTGCGTTGGCGCAGATGACAATCCCATCCCCCAGGGGAAAAGAGGTATTCTTGCCGAGCATGTGCGTCCAGTTCCAGGCCTAAGAACCCCCCGGCCAGCCCACATCGCCCTTCGCGCCGCTACCGCTACAAGTTCAGACGAGCGCCCCACAGCTAAAACATCCACAATTCGCAACTTTACAGAGATCTCGCCGGTCGTTCGTCTCCAAGTCAAAATTTGTCTCCCAGTCCGACAACCCCGACTGCCGCAGCCGTAGCAGGTACGGGGGACGCCAAGAGGGCAAAATCGACATTTGCTGTCCGTTTGTCGAAAAGACAGAATGCGCAAGCACCGGAAAAGTGCGATCCATCCCACCGACCGACGTCTCTCCGATCAACCCTCCTCCAGTGACGCGCAAGCCGGCTGACCAGCTTGGGAACTGCAGACAGCCTCGAGACGACTTTCACACCACCCAACATTCATTCCCCGATTATGGGTATGGGCCCGACCCTTTTCTGTCTTGGTAACTAGGCGCTGATTTCTGGGGGAAAAAAGATCCAAGGAGTCCCTAGATGGAGCAGTCAAAATGGCGAACATATTCAACAGAGTGGTAAGAGGTGACCTCAGTTTGCGACGCGGCTTTCTCTAACTGTCTCACCAAATAGAAAAGTCTGGTCAACCCTTGGAAAGCTATCGATACCCTCGACTCACCATCGCAAGCTACAGGCCCGCCTCTCAAGAAACAAAAGACTGGGTCCGAAGATGGCCGCTCAGTTACGGCTGCAAACGAATACTCGAAGAGCCACTTCGCCCTTTTCCCGGAATCTATCGAAGATGCTGGATCAGATCATGCTGCGCGGACGGACCGTACGGGAAGTCATGGTAGCCTGACGGGTGTCATCGAATTTCAAAATGTTCAGGGTCTGGGATTGAGGGACGGCAAACCCCGTTCTGACAGGCGTCGTCGCTCCCGCGCGGGAAGCCAATCCCCTCGGTCAGCTCAAAGATACGGGCGAAGTATTGAGCCCGGAAGAGACGACATCGACAATTCGGACCGGGACGAACTTGCGGAGAAGAGCCCGTATGTCTCGAGCGGCCATATTCTCCGACGAGTCAACTCAGCAACGAACATCGTGGATGCAGCTGATGCTGCAATTCTAGGCAGCCCTCGGAAACGATCAATAGAGCTCCTGAGACCAGTCAAGCGTCCGCTACATCATGTTGATGGCGAAGAGGATGAGCTGGCCCTTGAATCGCCCACCAATCCCCGCGCCCTTAGGCGAGCCGCTTCAAGCTCGACCACCAAGGGGAGCACTCAAGCGACAAAACGAAACAACTCTCATGACCCTGTTCCAAAAGAGCAGTTTCTCCAGCGCCTATACAGTGCCCTCTGTCTGCCAAATCACAGATATATACAAAAAGGACCCCAGGGATGGTGCTTTCTTGGCGAGTTTACCAATGACGCCAAGCAGTCACAGTTGTGTGCTTGTTCGGGAGAAGGGGATTTATTGCCTGAGTTGGACTGGCTCAAAATCACCAAGAGTGTTAACACAATCCATCACAATGCCGAGTCCTCTTATGTCAAGATTCGCCAGTCAAAAATAGGCAACGTGGGCGGTCAAATGGTGCTCCAATTCTTTAACACAAAGGAAGCCCAAGAGTTCGTGCAATGGGTGAAGGAAAACTTGAGCGCGAACGTCGTAGAAATGAACAGGTATTACAATGTACTCTCGGATTCAATGGTATTATTATGCTAACCTTTGGCAGTGCGACACTTCAAAAAACGTACGAAAATCTCATGACCGAGCTCAAGAAGGCCACATCGGGAAGCCCGTCACCGCTTGCAAATTCAAGAGTCACGCGGACCACATCAGCTCTCGATGTGGAAGGATCGAGGAATATGGCCTTTGAACCGGCTGGCCTTATAGCGCAGGCAACCGCAGGGTCTCCTACAGCATCAACACGCCGCCGACCCCGTCTTGTGGACACATTGCTGTCTTCACAGCAAGCCCTCAGCAATCAGTACGAACACCGGTCATTCGAGGTTGAAGCTCCGGTTCAGCGGTCATCAAGAAGACGAAATGATGACACGGTCATGGTAGATGCCCCACCGATCTCGTCTGCTCCGGTGAGCCGGTGGACAGAAGACCATTCTGAATGGTCGAAGAATTGGCGGATGCCCTTAGTCTATCACCGGACATCGGTAGACAAAGATGACATTCCACGACTGGATGAAGGCCAGTGTTTGAATGACAACTTGCTAGGGTTTGGTTTACGCTATTTGTTTGAAGAATACCCAGGGAGGCATGACGAACTGAAGAAAAGGGTATACGTGCACAACACCTTCTTTTACGAGAAGCTCAAACCTGCCAAGTCCAAGGATATCAACTACGATGGCGTCAAAGGATGGACATCGAAGGTGGACCTACTTTCTTACGACTACATTATTGTCCCGGTCAACGAGTACTATCACTGGTGGGTGGCAATCATCTGTAACCCTGGCAAATTGGATCCAAACCACCCACGGCGTTCTACGAACTCAAGCACTAGTGGCACAGAGACCAGCGATAGCAACTCCACTGAGAGCAAATCGAATGGCAACATCGAGAAGTCAGACGATGTTGAAATGATAGACATCGATTGTGAACAGGCTAGAGACCAGGGGCAGGAGATCAAAGCTCAAGAAGCTTGCGGGTCAGTTGACCGAATCGAAACCGACAGCAACGAGGCGGACAGCGCGGGACAAGATGTGGTGGACTTGGTAGCCGACGACACAGACCATGACCTCAGGGAAAGGCTTAAAGGGATAACCAAGCTCCCGAAAAAGGACCCTTCGGAAGAAACGAAGATCCTTACCCTGGACTCCATGGGGAACAGCCATTATCCAGCGGTGCAAGCGCTCAAGAAGTATCTTATGGCAGAATTCGAGGATAAAAAGCAAACGAAGATTAAGGATCTTCCAAAACAAATTGGAATCAAGGCGACCAACATCCCGGAGCAAAACAACTTCTCGGATTGTGGTGTTTATCTGCTTGGGTACATTCAAGAGTTCGTCAAAGACCCAGACCGGTTCGCTCACTGCCTGATGCAGAGAGAAAAACCTGGATGGGAGTTTAACCCTTCCGAACTTCGGGAGTATTGGCGGAACACCATTTTCGAAAAGCAAAAGGAACATCAGGCGAAGCAtgatgaggagaagaagagaaagaaggaggaagctgCTAGACGCAAGGCTGCTAGCTCAACTCCGTCCGACGCAGTGATGAGTGCTACAGAGAGCCAGACTTCGGGACGCACTGGTTTGTCCCATGATCCGGCAACCGACAACGTTTCTTCCGCGCCCCAATTTGTTAGACCGCCAGTTGTTTCCCGGAACACCAACCCGAACATACCAGCTCCTGCTCCAAAGCCGACAACTGCTCTCAGGTCACCGTTATCGTACGGGGCCTCTTCAGCGACCGGAACAGTGACTAACACTGCTGCTGTGGCTGCCGAGAGAGGTGGTGGCTCAAAGAGGAATATGCCAGATCCGCTCGAACCTATCCCACGGCCGCCTACTCGGCCCCAGCAAGCCGCCGACaacgttgttgttgatctgGAACGGGACGAATCCGAACCAAAGGACAAGGTCTCTCACCTTTCGCCAGACAGTCCTTTGCCTGGCGAGATCCGTCGGTCTAAAAACAAAGACTACGAGCACTCTCCCAAACAGCATGCCTCTTCGCGGACTCCTAGGCAGAGCCCCGAGGTCAAATTCATACCAAAGCTGCCCGACTCTTCTCCGGCCTCTGACAGGCGGACTTCGGGTATTGCTCAGGAGATAAGCCCGCAGACGTTCTACTCCAACGCCCCGCAGAGACCAGAGTCGCCAAAGCTACTGTCGCTAAAATCACAGTCGCCAAGGCCGCAATCACCTTTGGTCGAACGGAAGCGAAGATCGTCACCAGCACGCAAGGCAAAGGCATCACCACCCGCACGTAAGACGGCGCCTTCACCTGAGCTTGTAGCGCAACCCCTCGAATCGATCGAGATCTTCGATCCCCCGACTCCTGAAGCTCAAAGACCGTCGACGACTAGCAGCAAAGTCAAAGCCGAGCAGAAGGACAACAATCACGTCAACCACGGAAACAAAACTACCTACAAAAAAAGCGATAAACATACCCGCCAGAAGTCCAGAATACCTAGGAGAGTTGTGGACGATACTGATAGAAGCGGAATTGGTAGCGGGAAGAGTCGCCGTGtagaacaacaacagcaacatcatcagcGACAGCCACGTCCCAGCAAGCCCAAGGAAACGGCCGAGACCAAGTCCGAGGAGATCCCCGATTCACCCCCTCCGGCGATGGTCGTGTCTGACATCCCTGCGGTGCAAAGCGCGGAGATGACGCCTATTGACTTGACTGATGAGAACTGAGTGAAGACCAGGAGTATGTGGATTGGTTAGAGCGTTGAATTGGTTCATTGTTGTATGTTTATTGTTGGTGTAAGCATATTCATTCATGCATCTGCCCATTTGCATTGCATGGTCTTGAGGCCTCGATGGCTGGTATAGCATGGCTGCGTTGTCTTTTTTGAAGCTCGTTGCTTGATTGTTTTGGAGTTGAAACTCTCGAACTCCCCAAGTCTTGTACATCTTATCATGCAGGCGGAATATTTGGCGGTATTGACGTCCAGCTAGGCCTCGAGGAGTACCTTTGAGTCGGGTGGCCATCTCAGTCTCGAGCTAGATGATGGAGCCTCAACCTTGtgctggaggaagaagtaGCGCAGCGTGATCTAACAAACTACCAATCCTCTGTTGATATTTTTTTCCACGGAGAGCACATTACAAGAAGTTTACCATCCCTTTGATGATATATTGGTGAGAGATTCCATAGTATTTTAATGGCTCTGTGTGGCACAACTTAATCGGAAATCTAGTGGAATGGATTCATGACCAGAAACTTTTCAACTCCCTTCAAATGCAGTGAGGCTACCTAAAAGATATAGTGTGGTATGTACAATACTTGCTCTTTCtactttctccttctcctttgtCTATGAACAGCTTGGCTGTCGCGAATGCGATATAACGTCCAGAGCACTTTGTAACAAATTTCAACAGGCGATGATTATTTggctctcttcttcctcattcTCCGCGTTTCTCCCATGTCCCGCTCCGTCAAACGAGGTAGACAAAACAAGACAGAACAAACGTACGTATGgttcccatcttcttcctctattcctcctcttcttcctcctcatcgctctcctcccccttagCCCCCGCTCGCCTAGCAACCTTGGGCACCTCGAAGATAGTAGCGCcgtttcttccttccttcatgtACTTCCACCTTCCCAGCCTCATCTCCTTGCCTGTGGCGACCACGATGCAGATGCCGTCGCGACCGCGGTTGCCGCGCTCGAAGATGGCAATGTCATTGATGATACCCCTAATCAGCCCGCtctcttgcttcttcttcttgtcttgCGACCCATCCACCGAGGCCTCGTCGTCCGCTTGCTCCTCCCCACTGCTTGCGGTTGCAGGTTCCTTCTCCGCCTTTGCCTTCTGCTTtgcttcctccttctgcttctgggCCTCGGCCTGGTCAAGCTGCTGCAGCGCCGTGCTGGAACCGAGCACGCCAACAGGCaaaatcttcttcttgtcctcgctCAGGCGCCACACGCGCACGAAGCCGTCCCAGGAGCCCGAGAGAATGACGTCCGAGTACGGGATGGTGCGGAGGGCGGTGATGGCGCGGGGCTGCGGGGTGGGCACCACGCTCTCGTCCGGATTCGCGTCGGCAGACACCTCGGTCGGCTTGAGCGGCGGGTCGATGCCGTGCGCACACGGCTGCGTGAACAGCGCCTTCTTGCGGTTGATGCCCCACAGCGAGAGCGTGCCGGCCGAGTCGCCAGTCACAAAGAGCTCGTCGTCGATCATGGCCACCTGGTCCATGGTGCCATCGTGGTTCACCGCCTGGTCCCGGTTCTTATGGGATTTCTTCTCCGACACGCCGCCGCGGAACACGAGCTGCGACTCCTCGGGAACCTTCCAGTAGCGGGCGGTCCGGTCGCGCGCGCCAACGGACACGCAGCGCTCGCCGGCCAGAGCGTCGATGTCGGGGATCTCATCCTGGTGGCCGAAGAGTGTTTCAACGTAGGCGAGCTCGTCGAGCGACCAGACTTTTACTGTCCGGTCCTTGGAGGCAGAAAATATTTGGTTAGTGCCGCGGCGGAAGGCGAGCGAGGTAACGGCGTCGCGGTGCTGGGTGAAGGCCCGGAGGGGCTTGAGGGTCTCGGCGTCATGGACGACCATTCGCTTGTCGGCGCCGCCGGTGACAACAAACTTGCCGTCGGCAGAGGCCCTGACCGTCAGGATGGCCGCGTTGGTGTGTCCCTGGTATGTCTTGTCCTTTGCCTTGATCGGGTTCGCCCTGTTGAAGCACACTCTCTCGGGTTTCTTCTTGGGCGGCGCAGGCGGCTTCtttggcttcttcttggtcgtCTGTGGCCACTGGTTCTTGGGTAGGTCTTgtagcttccacttggtaAGGTAGCCGTCTTTCGTGGTGGTGTAAGCGTACGGCGCGCAAACCGAGACTGATGTTACCGTTCCTGAATTCCATCGAAACTGTGTGTGTGCGGCCTTGTCAAAGTCGAGCTTGGAAGCCAACTGGCGGTAaaccttgcccttggcctcGGCCACATCCTCCTGAAGACGCTCGGCCAGCAAATCACGGTCAATCTGCTCGGCGTCAAAGGCATACTCGTCCTCCAGTTCCACCTCTTGTCGTGCCTTGTCCAGATATCGCTGTGCCAATCTTAACCGCTTCTCAGCCGCCGTCTCTCCTTCGTGGTCCgactcctcttctccttccgaCCCGTCCTCTCTCTCAATGTGGTCGCCATCGTCACTGTCAATGTCGCTGCCGGATATCGACTCGTCGCGCTCAACGGCTTTCTTGGGGGCTGCGGGACGTGATTTGGCGGCAGGGCCTCTGACCGACGATGACTTGGCAGTCGATTTGCCAGTCGCAACTCGCTTCTGGGGGGCTTCGTTGGCAGAGGCacgcttcctcttcttttccccagCGGGTGCTGTGAAAAAGGACGACATGGTGTTGGCAATTGCGGCCCGGGGCGGTCGGTGCAAATGCACTGGAGTCGTCTGGTGGTAGAGAATGACACTGGAATGTGAATTGGGGTCGCGTTCGGCTTCACTTCAACGCTGCTGCATGGCTATCAAAGTTGAAATTTTTGGGATGGCCGTTCGCGCCTAGACACACCCGACCCGATGGACttcgaagaaaaaaaaaagttgccCACCCTGCAGGCTTTCTATCGGTGGAGTAGCACGCCGATTCGTCAAGATCTCCTCCACTGGCTTGGCACAATTGAACGAGTCGGAGAAGGGAATCCCCGTGCCGTGCACTCTACCTTATTGCGTCACTAACAGATATAGGGGCTCTGTCACGCGGAACCGAGCTAGCGAGCTGTTAGTAGTCGGCTGGTGGGGAGGCTCTTGCTGTCTCCAAAAGACGTCCCCGGGCCATCCTGGCAGGTTTCATGACGGAGTGGGGCTGTCTCTCTCGCTGTCTGCTTGCCTGCCCAGTGGTTGCAGCTTTCAGCCCTTCTGGGGACTGGAATGGAAAGATGGAAGACGATAGCGGGCACCTGAACAGCCTGGCCCGTGCTTGTCTTGTCAGCTTGCAGGCTGAAGCTCCAGTGCGCGTTCCCCGTCGCCGTCAGTTCAAGCTCCAACTGCCCTGTCCCgccataggtaggtaacgaCGAGAACCGTGCAAGCCAACGCAACTTGCCAAAGCTTACCAAAACAACAGCATATCATCCATTCACTCACATAACAATCAGCCAAAATGTACGTCGCATCGGTCATGTCTTGGAGAGGTGATATCAGAGCTGATCAGCATGTAGGGAGGTTTTACTAGGCATCACGGGCAAGGACTTTACCATCATTGCGGCGTCCAAGGCCGCTATGCGGGGAGCGACCATCCTGAAGGCATCCGACGACAAGACAAGGTCGCTGAACAAGCACACACTGATGGCATTCTCCGGTGAAGCTGGCGACACAGGTACGGCAGCGATATCGTGATGATGGCGCTTTTGAACCAAACCAAGTTAACCAACTGTTTGTTCCCATCGACAGTGCAGTTCGCCGAGTACACCCAAGCCAACGCCCAGCTCTACTCCATGCGCAACGGGACCGACCTTTCCCCTTCTGCCCTTGCCAACTTTGTCCGCGGCGAGCTTGCGACGAGCTTGCGCTCCCGCAAACCCTACAACGTAAACCTCCTTCTCGGAGGTGTCGACCCTATCACCCACAAGCCCAGCCTCTACTGGCTCGACTACCTTGCGTCGTTGGCGAAGGTCCCCTATGCCGCCCACGGCTACGCACAGTATGTGATCTCGACCGATATCTCTGTACCGTCTTTGATGCGTAGGAGTCATGTACAGAATCACTGACCGGTTCTTTCCTCATCAGATACTACTGCCTCTCGATTCTCGacaagcaccaccacccagaCATCACCCTCCACCAGGGTATCAAGCTTCTCAACCTGTGCACCGACGAGCTCAAGAGGAGGTTACCCATAGACTTCAAGGGCATGACGGTCAAGGCGGTAACGAAGGACGGCATCATCGATATCGAgttcgacgacgacaaggtGGTTAAGATGGCTTGATTTGTGGGGATGCTTGCTTACTTGCCTGCTTGCGGCTTGGGAAGCCTTGCGGGGGAAGGACAACTctgtataataatacccaTACGACGGAAATGCATGAGTCCAGGTGGCCTCCACCAACGGGAGACCCCTGGCGAATTTGATGATCataaagaaagagagaggaagaaacAAGGCTATCATGTTAGAGGTGTGAAGTCCGAGAGTCCGTCTCTGCGGCTCCCGGTTTCAGTGTGGCGTGTGGAGCGCGTCTGGGCCGATCATACACCCTGCCACCGACACCATCGCGATACGATACGTCAGGGTTGCTTCTTTTTGATCCTTTCTTCGAAACACTCCTCCAACCGGTCAGATATCGTTACGGCAGTTGAGGTTAAGGAACCTGTTTAACGTCCTCTGGCAATCATGGGCGAAAGTATTATAACATTGAAGCGCACACCGCACTCGGTTTCAATCGAGACAGAGGCTCGACGAGCACTTGAAGTCCGTAGAGGTATTGTGTACCTACCTGAAACCGACAAGCTGTAACATGAATCATGACTACTGGTAAACGTTGAAACAACTAGAAAGTATTTCACATTGTCAGGGAATTGTTGTACAGCCAAATGAGAAGAGCTCGAGCCAGTGAATGGTCAATTCCAATTTCATATGTTCAGTCGGCATCATTAAAAGCACACGCAGAGAAGACGCAGCAAAGGGACTTGAAGGAATGTGCTGAAGTGCATGTGTGTAGTACGAGCCATGTAGTGTATGATCGCTGGCTGACATGACGAGGCCCATTAACACTGAAAGCGGTGAGCGCTACAAGCGTGATGGTTGGTGACTGGTGATACCTTGGGACGACGTGGGGGAATTCAGGACGGAGCCTTTCTGCAAAACCTTCCAAGATAGTACACAACTGTCTCTCTGCAGCTGATACCTACCAACGTACATGTCACCAAAGCGGAGGGCATCAGCGGCCCGATTATGTATGTCGCTGTTGCAACTGTCATCCGAGTGTCTGCTGTCAACATCTGCAAAGGTTAGATAAAAGGTGCGGAGATCGGTGCAGAAAGAGATAGATGGATGTTTATGAGACCGGCAACACCGCCGGCTGAACGCGGGATAGAAGAAAACGACAAGAGGCAAGAGGA is a genomic window containing:
- a CDS encoding rRNA processing protein RRP9; protein product: MSSFFTAPAGEKKRKRASANEAPQKRVATGKSTAKSSSVRGPAAKSRPAAPKKAVERDESISGSDIDSDDGDHIEREDGSEGEEESDHEGETAAEKRLRLAQRYLDKARQEVELEDEYAFDAEQIDRDLLAERLQEDVAEAKGKVYRQLASKLDFDKAAHTQFRWNSGTVTSVSVCAPYAYTTTKDGYLTKWKLQDLPKNQWPQTTKKKPKKPPAPPKKKPERVCFNRANPIKAKDKTYQGHTNAAILTVRASADGKFVVTGGADKRMVVHDAETLKPLRAFTQHRDAVTSLAFRRGTNQIFSASKDRTVKVWSLDELAYVETLFGHQDEIPDIDALAGERCVSVGARDRTARYWKVPEESQLVFRGGVSEKKSHKNRDQAVNHDGTMDQVAMIDDELFVTGDSAGTLSLWGINRKKALFTQPCAHGIDPPLKPTEVSADANPDESVVPTPQPRAITALRTIPYSDVILSGSWDGFVRVWRLSEDKKKILPVGVLGSSTALQQLDQAEAQKQKEEAKQKAKAEKEPATASSGEEQADDEASVDGSQDKKKKQESGLIRGIINDIAIFERGNRGRDGICIVVATGKEMRLGRWKYMKEGRNGATIFEVPKVARRAGAKGEESDEEEEEEE
- the pcb-4 gene encoding proteasome component C11, giving the protein MEVLLGITGKDFTIIAASKAAMRGATILKASDDKTRSLNKHTLMAFSGEAGDTVQFAEYTQANAQLYSMRNGTDLSPSALANFVRGELATSLRSRKPYNVNLLLGGVDPITHKPSLYWLDYLASLAKVPYAAHGYAQYYCLSILDKHHHPDITLHQGIKLLNLCTDELKRRLPIDFKGMTVKAVTKDGIIDIEFDDDKVVKMA